CTCCCTCCCCAACCATTTCTCTTTTGTCAAATTTGTCTAGGAAGTTGACCCAGCTGCAGACGCAGGCCGCTAATGGTATCTTTGGCAAGTAGTTTCTCCAGTCTGGCTCTGACCCCTCATGCTGCAGCTAGAGGCTGGACTCCCCCTGGAAGTGCTGGACTATCCCCTCATTCCTCctggaaatcaataaaaatgtgaagAGAGACTTTAAAAGGTGTCCTCGGCTAATGGCAGCCCTGGTGCAGAGGGCTGTACTTCCAGGGCTGAAGGAAGTGGGCTGGGATCTTGTGTCCTAAAGGTGGACACGGGCTCTGGGTTATATCCTCCTGAGAATATAGAGGCTAAGGACTAGCTACTTGGGGCCATATTTTTCAAGATTACCTTTTGCTTTCTTCAAGCTGCCTCCTACTCTCCAGGCAGCTCTGCCTGGTCCCCGACAGGTCTGGGTAGGTAGCTCCCCAGACATAGCTAACCCCACCTTGACTAAATGGGTCCCCACACTGGGAGGCACTGCAGAGACGCTgcattttgtagttttgttttctggacTGAGTGGCCACCAGCTGCTGGGGCTGGAGTCTGTCCCCAAAGCCTAGGTCTCTCACATTGGAGATTGAAACTGTTGTAGGAGTGGGACTCTTTattctttcccacttcccctcaTATCTAAGGCCCTTTGCCTGACCCAGTACCCCCCTGGACCATTTCATTGCCCAGTCCACTTAGAGCTTGGCCCTCAAGGTACAGGCATACCAGTAAGTGTGTATTAGCATTATCAACTAATAGttaatacattttgtttaagGAATTTGCCTATTTCATCTAAGTGGTCTGATTTACTGGTATAGAGTTGTTCACAATGTTCCTGTATTTGTTTAATGCTTCCAGGGTCTGTAGGAATGTCACCTCTTTCATGCTTGATATTGTGTCCCTTCTACCCACCCCCTCACTACTCCCCCTCTGTCAGTCTAGCTAGGGGTTTACCAGttgtattaatcttttcaaagaactaaataacttttggatttgttcatttttttctatggTCTCTTTTCTACTTTGTGGATCTCTACTTGTATCATTATTATTCTCTTATACTTCTgaattaatttgttctttttcactttcttcaagAAACAAAGATCATTGATTTCTTGGGGGTAAACATCAGTAACAGCTCATTATTAGGCTTAAAAACAAGTTTGTATTAgtttaaatattaggaaattacTTCTTTGTGGATAAAAAATAATTGGCAATATTTAAATACTGGCAACTTCAtcaattatatccagttgattggTGGTGTTTAGTTTTTCTGTATCCTGATTGCCTATCTGCTTATTTTGTTGATTCTAGAAAGAGGGTGTAGACATCTCCAATtataattatgaatttatttactattttctcccagttctatcagtttttgcttcctaTATTTTAGGGCTTTGTTGTTAGATACATATTTGGAATTGTTATGCCTTCTTGGTGGATTGAcctttgtcattatgtaatgtccctctttatccctggtaattttcctttttctgaagtcTACTTGGTATGGTATTAATATAGTCACTCTAacattctttcattaatttttgtattatgtaTCTTTCTCCACccttttttcaattaatttttttgagtatagttgacatgcgttacattagtttcaggtgtacaacagtgatttgacaagtttatacattatgctatgctcacaagtgtagctaccatctgtcaccacacaatacTACTACAATGTCATCGACTATATtgcttatgctgtgccttttattcccgtgacttatttattccataattggaagcctgtacctcctactccccttcaccctttTAAACTTACCTATATCATTACATTTaaagtgggtttattttttaaagagaattcattctggaaaactcttttaattggtgtgtttAGATCATTTACATGTAATATAATTACCGATATATTTGGATTTGggtccatctttttcttttgttttctttgttccttctgttATCGCTCTGTTTCCCTTTACCTGCCTTCTTTTGGGGtggtttaaatattttctagagctacattttatttatgtattttaaaaagattttattgacacacacagagagagatagtggAGCGCCAGCGGGagtggggggaacagagggagagggagaagcaggctaccaactgagcagggagaccgacatggggcttgatcccaggaccctgagatcatgccctgagccaaagcagatgctcaactgactgagccacccaggtgccccttattttattttttaaaacattttatttatttgagagagagagagagagtgagagaacacaggcaggggaagtggcagagggagaagcaggctccccattgagcagggggcctaatgtggggctcaatcccaggagtcctgggatcatgacttgagctgaaggcagatgcttactaaaccactcaggtgcccctagagctCCATTTTAATTCATGTACTGGGTTGATCTctttgtagtgtgtgtgtgtgtgtgtgtgtgtgtgtgacatttctCTAGGGATTACAATCTGCATACCTCACTCTTCACAGTCTACATAGAATTAATATTATACCACTTGTGAAATGTAGAAACCTTATCACTATATAGGTCTCTTTACCCTCccctctaattttttaaaaaattttgtacaCTAATGGTTCTTCTTTGGGATATAATGTATAtgcattaaaatatacaaatctcAAATATATCACTGAATGAATTTTGATACTCTCCCCTCTTTATGTTGTAGTCATATGTACTACATTGATATACATTGAAAACTACCAAtgttataaatgttttctttttttaaaagatttatttatttatttatttatttatttatttatttaatgtgatagagacagtgagagagggaacacaagcaggggtgggtgggagagggagaagcaggcttcccgctgagcagggagcccgatgcggggctcgatcccaggactgcttaacgactgagccacccaggtgccccataaattttgttttcaacagtcatgtatatcttttttttttttttaaacactcatGTATATCTTAAAGATTAAGTATTTGCAATGTGTTACTCTTTCTTCATTACCAAagttccagttttccttctgctatCACTTCCCTTCTACCAAAACAACCCTTTTAGCCTGCTGGCCAAAGACTGTTAGTTTTGcatcatttgaaaatgtttttattttgctccCCTTCTTGATGTGTATTTTCATTGAATATAGAATTTTGGATTGACACggtttttttttccagcactttAAACATGttgtttctctgccttctggctttCACTTTTCTGACAAGAAACCCATACTTTTTTGCATTGATCTTTATAGGACGCATAGTTTTTCACAgactgttttcaaaattttaaaatttgttttcagcagtttgattatgatgtatcTAGGCATGGATTTCTTTGAGATTATGCTGTTTTGGTTTGAGATTTCTGAACCTGTAAATTGATACCTTTTGCCAAATTGAGAAAGCTTCCagtaattatttcttcaaatattctctctgctATTATCACAAAGAATGTGGTACATTTCCAACTACATGTATAGTCTTATTAGTTCCTGTGATTCTGTTCCCTAATAAGGATGTCATGAGCTGTCTGGTTCCAAACTATCACATCTTCCTAATGCactgttctttttataaaaacaaacaaacaaacatagtgATCCTATGACgctaaaatgctttttttgtgtCAACACCTATTTTGTTGAAATTAATATAGCTCTGTTGTCGTTCTTCAGATTCATGTCTGCCTTATATATCCTTTTCTATTCCTCTACCCTCaagtttcccattttttttttaagattttatttttatttatttgacagagatagagacagccagcgagagagggaacacaagcagggggagtgggagaggaagaagcaggctcatagcagaggagcccgatatggggctcgatcccagaacgccgggatcacgccctgagccgaaggcagacgcttaaccgctgtgccacccaggcgccccaagtttccCATTTTAGATGTGTTTCTTCTAAAGAACATATGTCTGGATTTGAAAGAAATCCAATGTTagtattttcttcttactttgtTTGTTGAATATAGTGGCGCTTATTGAAATTACTGACATATTTGGATAGGCTTTCAAATCTCAGTGTCTCCAGTCCTGGCAGTGTAAACTTGGCCACGtccctcctctataaaatggggatggtcaTCCTGCCCTCAGAGTGTTGTGAGATGATGTACATAGATTATCTGGCAGACTGAACAACACATGTAGATCCTTAATAaagattccttttttcccctgactTCCTCCCCCTTTAGACAAACATGGGAAGACACATATGTCATGACAAAGTGGGTGCTGGAGATGCTCAAAGCACCAAGGGGTGGAGATTCAGCTCTTCAGTGCCAAAGACCAGGAAAGTGGGGGGCAGAAAGAGGTGGAGATTGGTACTACAAGCCAGTGGCCAGGTTCTGGGTTGGGTGCTGCACAAGGCAGGTCACCTTAttcctgctttacagatgagcaGGTCACTGAGGTTCAGGGAAGTCACTTATCTGAGGTCCCAAGAGCAGCCCTGGGGAGGAGTGGGGCTCTGCAGCCTGACTTTATGCCCATATCTTTTCCACTGCCTGCAGGCTTGTTGGAGGCCTGTGCAATCATTTCACTAGGAATGTGTATCTCTCATCTCTGAGCTTTTCCCTATGTCTGTCAACTTTCTCTTGAGTCTCTCAGCCTTGGTCTCACTATAAGTGGCAGTCTCGTGTGTGTAGGTGTATCTGGGACTTTCTCAGAGATACTGACACAAGATCTCTGTTTCCCTGGCTCTCAACCTGCTGTTCTGAACCTCAGGTCTGTGTGACTCTGTTTACTTGTGACACAGAGGGAATGAATTCAAGACACAGGGAGAAACACAGGGAGAGATGGTGACAATGAGCAGTACAAAACAGTATGGCAGGTCAAACGGTTAACATCTGATGGGATCAtcacagaaagagaggaagactGACACCCTGATTAAGAACATAGGCTGTGACATCCAGTTACAGACATGGACCCTGAAAGAGGGCCAGGGatacagaactgtgagagaaggCCACAGAGAGCACTGACAGCAGGCTGGCAAGCACTGAGTCCAGGTGGATTCTGGGGTGACAGAAAGGGCAGACTCAACATGGTAACATTTTATTGTGGCCACTGTATGCCAGCCTTGTCTGAGTGCTCAGGCTCTGGGAAAATCAGATTGTTCTTGCCCTGCAGGGCGCTGGGGAGACAGTAATGTAGACCTATGTCAGGTCACAGGGTGGAGCATGGTGACTGCCTCCAGGAAGGCACCAGTCACAgtatattcattcaacagacactGGTCAGAGCCTGTTGCATCCTGTGCTATGGATATGGAGAATAAGGCACGGCCCCTGCTCTTGGAAGCTCACAGTGTCTTTGGGAAACAGATGGCAAGCTCTGCAAGCAGTAAATACATGTTAGGAAGTTACAGAGAAGTTAAGGAGGTGCTCTGGAAGCAGAGAAGGCAAGCTGAAGTCTGCTCAAGGAAGTAAGGGAGGCTTTGTGAGGGAGGGATATGTGAAACATCTGGTAGGCAAGAGGAGAGGAGGTTTCCAGGCACAGGTACAGAGGCACATAGGTGGAAAAATCATGGCTTCTTTAGGAACCACAAGTAGTTCCGTATGGCTGGTCTGTGGAAGGTGGGGCTACTACAGTACAAGATGAGGCTGGGGGCCAGGTCACACATGATCATGAATTGCAGGGAAGGAGTTTGACATATATTCCAAAGGGCAGTACTTTGAAACCATTTTCACATCActgcacacacagaaaaatgacaaTATTCACATGCACATACAAGGGTACCTGGAGAGGTGGTTTGGGGCCAAGACTTATGTCGTGGCATACTTGTAACCCATTCAGGAAGCTTTGCCACAGAAGGTGATGCACTGGAGAGCTTTCCATTACGGCGTGACACAATCAGGTTTGGATTGTGAAAGGAGCTCCCTGGAGGCTGGTGTGGAGAATGAAACTGGGGGAGGTCAGGGGAGAGAATGAAGGGAGGAGACCCCAGCTGGTATCCAGATGAGAGGTGATGAGGGCTCACAGAAGGTGACAATGGTGAAGACGGATTAGAGGTGAGTTTTTGGTAAAACCAACAGGGCTGATGACTGGTGGGATGTAGAAGGAGAGGGCAAAGAGAAACAGGTGCTGGGCAAGCATCATGCTGAACCCATGATTAAGGAGAATGTGGGAGAGACTGAGGGCCTGGAGAAGGCCTCACAGAAGAGGCAACTTCACAGGCTGGCCTTGGAGTTAGACGTGAACAGGTGGAGTGAAAGAGGAGGTGTGAAGGCACAGAGGTGGGCATGGGATGGCATCCCTCCTGGGCTAAGCAGGAGAGGAAAAGGCAAGAAGAGCAGCTACATGGGAACACGAAGGTGGAACCTTTCTGCCCAGAGAATGCTGGGACCACTGAGTCCTGACAGAAACTTCACCCCAGTTGCCCTGGCTCTGAAGACCAATCCAAGTCCTCAGCTCAGCTGTCCTCTCTCTGAGATGGGCCTGAGTGGAGTATGGAGGGAAGCAGGatccttctggaagcttctccAGCTGGCCTGAATAGCTTTGTGTTCATCAGGCACCTCCATCTGGGTCTCCAAACACAGAGTTGTTCCCAGACAGCCCCAGAGTCTGCCCTGAAGCACCTTATCATTTTAGGGtactctttattcttttgaaacttAGGGTTTCTCTTAGATGTTGAGCCTCTGAGGGTAAGTTGTTCTGTGTCCCAAGGGCTTTCTTTGGTTACTGCAGTACTGTGATGTGGATCCTCAGGTGAACCATGAGGGCTGAGCTGCGGCTAAAGGCCTTCCCACAGTCGCTGCACTTATACggcttctctcctgtgtggatCCTCTGGTGCTCAATGAGGGAGGAGCTCTGTGCAAAGGCCTTCGGACAAACCTTACACTGATATGGCTTCTCTCCAGAGTGGATTCTCAGGTGGCGGATCAGAGCTGAGCAGTCACTGAAGGCTCTCCCACAAGCGTCACACTTGTAGggcttctccccagtgtggatGCGCTGGTGCTGAGTCAGGTGGGTGCTCTGgctgaaggccttcccacactcaTCACACTCATAGGGCCTCTCCCCCGTGTGCACCCGCTGGTGCTGAGTGAGATGGGTACTGCGGCTGAACATTTTGCCACATTCCCCACACTTGTagggtttttctccagtgtgGATCCTCTGATGCTGAGTCAGGTGGGTGACCCGgctaaaggccttcccacattctttacacTCATGGGGCTTTGCCCCTGTGTGGATGACTTGATGCTGGGCCAAGTGAGTGCTCcggctgaaggctttcccacactcacTACAGGTGTAGGGTGTCTTCCGAGAATGGCTCTTCTGGTGTGTCTCGAGGGTTGAGGGACTCTGGAATGTTTTCCCACATTCGCCACACTTGGAAGACTTCTTCCCTGAGTATATGCATGGAGACTCTGTCCTATCACCATCCATTGGATCAAATTTCTCTTCTGGTGTCTTTTCCTGTGAGGTGAAATTTGGCCACACATTGGGACTATTCCCCAAGGCACCAGATACACAGCTGGGCTGGTCAGTGGGAACATCCTTGCGAGGCTCCGAAGTTGTCCTGAAATGCATCTCTTGGGGGACAGACTTTGTCCAGATTCCCCCTGAGagtcctgcctgcctctctgagcTGCCCTCAGGTTCACAAGCATCACCAAAGGTGGGTCCCAGGGAAACACCTCCCAGAAGGGTTTCAGTGGTCCTGTCTAATGGCTCTGACTCTTCCAAATCACTCTGTTTGCAGCTTGCCTCTGAGAGCTTGGCTCCCGGGTCCCATCCTGAAACAATCCAAACCACAGCATCACCACTCTTTCCACACAGGGCTCCCCCCActtggcctgggtcctggtctcACTCTATAAGGGGAGACATAGCCACTCCTGACATTTGGCCCCATTTCCAAAGGGAAGTTTCTCATTTGGTGTCCTGAGTGACAAAAGGCATAGGGCTGTCCTCCCACATCATCGAAAACTGGATCACAAGTTTcgatcctccctctccccaaactCTCCATTCTTCAAGGCTGCAGATTTTAGCTCCAAGTGTCAGAAGGAAGACCCTGAGGTGGAACTGAACTGAAAGAGTGAAAGTGAGGGCAAGTAAGCAGGCATAGGGGTTTGTCCTTGCCAAGTGCCTGCGTACTCGCTCCTCCTGGGCAGGCTCCAGCTCTCAGTGCCTTCCCCCTGGACCTAGATGGCCTACTGAGTATTTTctgcaggtgctcagtaaatattggctgAATGAGGGAATCAGTGCCAGATGCTGACAACTGTGCAGTTTTCTACAGTAGACTCTACCTTGAGCCCTAAGTAGACAACTACTGCTGAGGGAGTGTGGGTGACACGCCCACCTGGCCTCCCTAAGACCTCGGGAGGCCTGGGAGAGTGTGGTTAAAAGGTAGCTAGAGGGGTgccctgggtggcttaatcattaagcgtctgccttcagctcgggtcatgatctcagggagcctgcttcttcctctcccactccccctgtttgtgttccctctctcgctggctctctctctgtcaaatcaatcaatcaatcaatcttaaaaaaaaaaaaggtagatagAGACTGGGTTGTGTCTGAGGTAGTAGCATGCCTGAACTGACCTTTGAACTGAATGGACTCTTGATGGGTGCACAGGGCACCTAGGGACACTTAATAGCATCAAGTACTGGACAGATTCCAGGAAGAGATGGGGGCAGGCAAACAACTGCTTGAGTCCACAGTGGGGCCCCAACTCTGCCACTAGCCACCTCCAGGGCCTTAGGCAATCTTACTTTTCTGGCCCTGCTTCCCCACCTGTATGAGAGGGACACTGTACtgctccccagggctgctggtcaTTCTTAGGCTCTTGTTATGTGCCAGTCTCCAAGTACATGGGTCGTTTCCATTGCCTCATTTCAGCTTCAATCTGCTCTCACAAGGACATACTGCAACAACTGCACTTcacacaaggaaactgaggcccagcagaaGGAAGGTCTTGAGTAACTGGTACAAGATCACACAGTTAGCTAGCGGCCAAGTTGAGATTTCAGCTGTAGATTTCAGCTTTCCTCCTCTAAGCCCACAGATGTCCTCCTGACTCCCCCGCCTTCGCAACCACATGCTTGGTCCCAGatccccctttcttcctctattcTAGAAACATCGCACCACCTGCTCTTCCCCGAATGCATTGGTCCATATCGTACCATTGGGCCTTCACCCCcaccattccctctgcctggactgccAGCTCCTTCTCCTTGTCTCACTGCCATATTGCCTTTCTCTGAAAACTTCGACCCTGCAGGAGGATGGGGccact
This genomic window from Ursus arctos isolate Adak ecotype North America unplaced genomic scaffold, UrsArc2.0 scaffold_19, whole genome shotgun sequence contains:
- the ZSCAN22 gene encoding zinc finger and SCAN domain-containing protein 22 yields the protein MALPKSPLSPVPWEQDGFLRVKVEDEEPSLSEIQESSCGHTDHPEAARLRFRHFCYEEASNPHEALAQLRELCHQWLQPEAHSKEQMLELLVLEQFLGSLPPKIQSWVGAQFPKSGEEAAMLVEGLTRALDKRGWDPGAKLSEASCKQSDLEESEPLDRTTETLLGGVSLGPTFGDACEPEGSSERQAGLSGGIWTKSVPQEMHFRTTSEPRKDVPTDQPSCVSGALGNSPNVWPNFTSQEKTPEEKFDPMDGDRTESPCIYSGKKSSKCGECGKTFQSPSTLETHQKSHSRKTPYTCSECGKAFSRSTHLAQHQVIHTGAKPHECKECGKAFSRVTHLTQHQRIHTGEKPYKCGECGKMFSRSTHLTQHQRVHTGERPYECDECGKAFSQSTHLTQHQRIHTGEKPYKCDACGRAFSDCSALIRHLRIHSGEKPYQCKVCPKAFAQSSSLIEHQRIHTGEKPYKCSDCGKAFSRSSALMVHLRIHITVLQ